From the genome of Drosophila melanogaster chromosome 2L, one region includes:
- the Ptp36E gene encoding protein tyrosine phosphatase 36E, isoform B, with product MTAATGGGSSGAGGGKTGKHRSRSSARYDDVEKQQRKSRAIVSIPNTIKLSMLNSGLLSFERIKLEARDENNSLSKTIPNGPIDIRHFLKLCDLRRKFPVLYKLEFQTAAKVESNTCRHALKKNNLEKNQNPKCIPYDYNRVVLEKVGGLQDSDYVNASYVDSLLKPNAYIVTQGPVEETVQAYWRMVWQENISAIVMLTKTFDFAKVMCHQYWPPNMEVHEQYGDIFINIVREEQLANFHIRTFRLYKMNEKQEVTDERLILQFHYTEWYSHSCPFSNALLEFRRRVRLVVGNIIKDEDDMRGPILVHCSDGGGRSGVYMSIDANLELAEEEECFNVFGYLKKLRQSRKGLVENVEQYKFIYDTLEEHIICGKTWFPVSELSDRLKAKARRNSGTKMNEYQAEYDQICKQTPRFTIGDCAGGHRADNREKNRDVLCVPPDNFRPYLTSFQGNAFTDYINSVFVDGYTKPREYIVTEWPMKHTLGEFWSLVYDQECSAVVVLCQPPSQSQQYPSFWPNKSKMEKYGPVFSVHYVMSKSYTNIKQWEFKINKKIVSLTEMMAGVKAPTRTVQLFQLTCWPMGHKVPSSTNSLVYLMNMVEIWRNKVDYGPVCVVSPDGRSRAGVYCAANACIEQVIQHGEVDVFQAVKTVRRHRPQLVENMTEYKYCYDLVLHYVLHFLNKKE from the coding sequence aTGACGGCGGCCACGGGTGGTGGGAGTAGTGGGGCGGGGGGTGGTAAGACTGGAAAGCACAGGTCGAGGTCATCTGCCCGCTACGACGATGTGGAAAAGCAGCAGAGGAAAAGCCGAGCCATCGTCTCCATACCGAACACCATCAAACTGAGTATGCTCAACAGCGGACTGCTGTCGTTTGAAAGGATAAAGCTCGAGGCACGAGATGAGAACAATTCTCTGTCCAAGACGATACCCAACGGACCCATCGATATCAGGCATTTTCTCAAGCTCTGCGATCTGCGCAGAAAGTTCCCGGTCCTCTACAAACTGGAATTCCAAACTGCGGCCAAGGTGGAGAGTAACACCTGTCGGCATGCCTTGAAGAAGAACAACCTGGAGAAGAACCAGAATCCCAAGTGCATTCCCTATGACTACAATCGGGTGGTGCTGGAGAAGGTGGGTGGCCTGCAGGACTCGGACTATGTGAACGCTTCCTATGTGGACAGCCTGCTCAAGCCGAACGCGTACATAGTGACACAGGGACCTGTCGAGGAGACGGTCCAGGCCTACTGGCGAATGGTTTGGCAGGAAAACATCAGTGCCATTGTTATGCTGACGAAGACCTTTGACTTCGCCAAGGTAATGTGCCACCAGTACTGGCCACCCAACATGGAGGTTCACGAGCAGTACGGCGATATCTTCATCAATATCGTCAGGGAGGAGCAACTGGCCAATTTCCATATACGAACCTTCAGGCTCTACAAGATGAACGAAAAGCAGGAGGTGACCGACGAGAGGTTGATCCTTCAGTTCCACTACACCGAATGGTACTCCCACTCGTGTCCCTTTTCCAATGCCCTGTTGGAGTTCCGGAGGAGAGTTCGCCTTGTCGTGGGCAACATCATCAAGGACGAGGACGACATGAGGGGTCCCATCTTGGTCCACTGCAGCGATGGCGGCGGCAGATCGGGAGTCTATATGTCCATCGATGCCAACCTGGAgctggcggaggaggaggagtgcTTCAATGTCTTCGGCTACCTCAAGAAGTTAAGGCAATCGCGGAAGGGTCTGGTGGAGAATGTGGAGCAATATAAGTTTATATACGACACCCTGGAGGAGCACATTATTTGCGGCAAGACCTGGTTCCCGGTCTCGGAACTTTCCGATCGCTTAAAGGCCAAGGCCAGGAGGAATTCGGGCACTAAAATGAACGAATATCAGGCGGAGTACGATCAGATCTGCAAGCAAACCCCACGATTCACCATAGGCGATTGCGCCGGCGGTCACCGGGCGGATAATCGCGAGAAGAACAGGGATGTCCTGTGCGTACCACCCGATAACTTCCGGCCCTACCTGACCTCCTTCCAGGGCAATGCCTTTACGGACTACATAAACTCGGTGTTCGTGGACGGGTATACCAAGCCCAGGGAGTACATAGTCACTGAATGGCCCATGAAGCATACGCTGGGTGAGTTCTGGTCCCTGGTCTACGACCAGGAGTGCTCGGCCGTTGTAGTCTTGTGCCAGCCGCCCTCGCAATCGCAGCAGTATCCCTCGTTCTGGCCCAACAAATCGAAGATGGAGAAGTACGGACCGGTGTTCTCCGTGCACTATGTGATGTCCAAGAGCTATACGAACATCAAGCAATGGGAGTTCAAGATCAACAAGAAGATCGTCTCGCTGACCGAAATGATGGCCGGGGTGAAGGCCCCGACACGAACCGTCCAACTGTTCCAGCTGACCTGCTGGCCCATGGGTCACAAGGTGCCCAGCTCGACGAACTCGCTGGTCTACCTGATGAACATGGTCGAGATCTGGCGGAACAAGGTCGACTACGGGCCTGTGTGCGTTGTCTCGCCCGATGGTCGCAGTCGTGCCGGTGTTTACTGTGCCGCGAATGCGTGCATCGAGCAGGTCATCCAGCACGGCGAGGTCGATGTCTTCCAAGCGGTGAAGACTGTGCGCCGGCATCGTCCTCAGCTAGTCGAGAATATGACGGAGTACAAGTACTGCTACGATCTGGTGCTCCACTATGTCCTCCACTTCCTCAACAAGAAGGAGTGA